The nucleotide window TGAACGACGTCGGCGGGGTTGGGTGCGCGCAGCACTTCGGCGAGATCGAAACTGTCGGGAACTTCGCGCGAGAAGACGTCCACGCGCACGAGGCCGGCGACCGAATGATAGATCACGTAGCCGAGCATCGCGGGCGTCGGAACGTGGAGCGCGCGCAACTGCTCGCTCACCAGGAGCTCGTGTGGCGCCCGTGTCGGCAAGCGGAACCAATCGCGCGTCAACGCCGCGAACAGGCCGCCGTGCCAGTTGTGTCGCACGACGATTCGCTCGACGTCGCCCGGGAGCGGAACCGCGAACACCACGCCGCGTCCGCTGAGCGCGCGGGCATGCACATGTGACTGTGCGTAGCGATACAGTGTTCCGCCGGCGAGCACGGTACGAACGCCGTCGGCGACATGCGGCGCGCACACGACTTCTGCTCCGCCTACGCTGAACCTGACAAAACCGTCGGGCAG belongs to Gemmatimonadaceae bacterium and includes:
- a CDS encoding lipopolysaccharide kinase InaA family protein, with the translated sequence MCAPHVADGVRTVLAGGTLYRYAQSHVHARALSGRGVVFAVPLPGDVERIVVRHNWHGGLFAALTRDWFRLPTRAPHELLVSEQLRALHVPTPAMLGYVIYHSVAGLVRVDVFSREVPDSFDLAEVLRAPNPADVVQAWSATRQLVRALAAAGARHHDLNVKNILLQRTNGSGFAAYALDVDRVQFDDDRDAVNEANIARLMRSARKWQQELAAPISDSELRDLEALLRRPQPAPTTAS